In Plasmodium chabaudi chabaudi strain AS genome assembly, chromosome: 9, the following proteins share a genomic window:
- a CDS encoding phenylalanine--tRNA ligase beta subunit, putative, whose protein sequence is MPTISVHEEDLVEKLGKKYNDEELINICFDFGLEIDDVEIKNGKKIYKIEVPANRYDLVCAEGLCRSLKSFIGIHEDIKYNIIKDIGDNNCSNNKLNEKHLLEVDSSVDKKRGYVVSCVLKNIKMNDQIYNNIIELQEKLHHNIGKKRTVLAIGIHDYDKIKFPVKYKFEEKNKINFIPLNENKNLNGCDLFKFYDDNINLKPYLKILKDFDKYPLIVDSENNILSLPPIINGDHTKITINTKNLFVECTGIDLNKLEICLNIISSMLSEYCQPKYTIHSVLVSYNENHELEKGNKHLYPNFKNKKLTCDIEYVRKLSGITDITIEDIKKLLKKMMIPVTNVINNTTFEVDVPFYRSDIMHACDIVEDIAIAYGYGNIKHEPIEISKKHLLNTVSDMFRNSMTECGYIEVLTNALLSMKENYDCMFRKHIDYDTTIDNKLVDSYNPLYPPVQIMNSKTSEYEIVRTSLIVNLLKFVAANKHRELPLRFFEIGDISYTIYNKTDTNAFNKRNLSIIFADKVTAGLEEIHGVLESILKDFQLFSHYKIDEKRKENIHIRSDVYYELVPINDPSFLDERVVNIVLRPHNLTFGIMGIIHPNVLENFSINIPVSVIEINLDALLNVLFV, encoded by the exons ATGCCAACAATTTCTGTACATGAAGAAGATTTAGTGGAGAAGTTAggaaagaaatataatgatgaagaattgataaatatatgttttgaTTTTGGGTTAGAAATTGATGAtgttgaaataaaaaatggaaaaaaaatatataaaatcgAAGTACCTGCAAATAGGTATGATTTAGTATGTGCTGAAGGGTTATGTAGGTCTTTAAAGAGTTTCATAGGAATACAtgaagatataaaatataatataattaaagatATTGGAGATAATAATTGTAGCAATAACAAACTTAATGAGAAACATCTGTTGGAAGTTGATTCATCAGTGGACAAGAAACGAGGATATGTTGTATCATgtgttttgaaaaatataaaaatgaatgatcaaatttataataatattatagaaTTACAAGAAAAGCTACATCACAATATTGGAAAAAAGAGAACAGTGTTAGCTATTGGTATACATgattatgataaaataaaatttccagttaaatataaatttgaagaaaaaaataaaataaattttattccattaaatgaaaataagaaTTTAAATGGGTgtgatttatttaaattttatgatgataatataaatttaaaaccttatttaaaaattttaaaagattttgataaatatcCATTAATAGTAGAttcagaaaataatattctttCATTACCTCCAATAATAAATGGTGATCATACTAAAATtacaataaatacaaaaaatttatttgttgaATGTACAGGTATAGATTTAAATAAGTTGGAAATATGCTTAAACATAATTAGTTCTATGTTATCCGAATATTGTCAACCTAAATATACAATTCATTCCGTTTTAGTATCCTATAATGAAAATCATGAGCttgaaaaaggaaataaacatttatatccaaattttaaaaataaaaaattaacatgTGATATAGAATATGTTCGTAAGTTATCTGGAATAACGGATATAACTATAgaggatataaaaaaattattaaaaaaaatgatgatccCAGTAACtaatgtaataaataatactaCATTTGAAGTAGACGTTCCATTTTATAGATCAGATATTATGCATGCATGTGATATCGTTGAAGATATAGCAATAGCTTATGGGTATGGTAACATTAAACATGAACCTATAGAAATATctaaaaaacatttattaaatacgGTTTCCGATATGTTTAGAAATTCAATGACAGAATGTGGTTATATTGAGGTGCTAACAAATGCTTTATTATCTATGAAAGAGAATTATGATTGTATGTTTAGAAAGCATATAGATTATGATACAACAATTGATAATAAACTTGTAGATAGTTATAATCCTTTATATCCTCCTGTACAAATTATGAACTCTAAAACGTCTGAATATGAAATTGTTCGAACTTCTTTAATTGTAaacttattaaaatttgtagCAGCAAATAAACATAGAGAATTACCTTTAcgtttttttgaaattggGGATATATcttatactatatataataaaacagaTACAAATgcatttaataaaagaaatttatCCATAATTTTTGCTGATAAAGTAACAGCTGGGTTAGAAGAAATTCATGGTGTTTTAGAatcaattttaaaagattTTCAGTTATTTAGTCACTATAAAATTGATGAAAAacgaaaagaaaatattcatattcgATCGGATGTATACTATGAGCTAGTTCCAATAAATG atcCTTCATTCCTTGACGAGCGTGTTGTTAACATCGTTTTGCGACCTCATAATTTGACCTTCGGAATTATGGGGATAATACATCCTAATGTTTTGGAAAATTTTTCGATAAACATTCCAG tatccGTAATTGAGATAAACTTGGATGCACTTCTTAACGTTTTGTTTGTTTAA